The bacterium genome includes the window AAGTGTCCAGTTAGAAAACCCCTTAAAAACAAGGGTGTAACTTTGTGAATCAGGTATTCCGCGTTGATGCGGGTAGAATGAAAACGGAGGATCCAAATCATGTCGCACTTGCTTAAATCCAGATCTAGAAACTCAGCATTCACGCTGATTGAGTTATTGGTGGTGATCGCCATCATTGGCATCCTGGTCTCGCTTACCGCAGCGGGCGTAATGAAAATTTTAAGTCGGGGTCAAATGGTAGCAGCTCGAACAGAACT containing:
- a CDS encoding prepilin-type N-terminal cleavage/methylation domain-containing protein; amino-acid sequence: MSHLLKSRSRNSAFTLIELLVVIAIIGILVSLTAAGVMKILSRGQMVAARTELSQLEAAIAAAKQNFGNVDGLPSIIEVYSNGLNFQAAANATNMMTGLPTN